From the Candidatus Krumholzibacteriia bacterium genome, the window CTGGAGCGGATTCCTGACCCGCGACGAGCCCGACGAGCCCACCGCGAGGCCCTGCACGCCACGTTCTAGCGCGCCCACGCCTTCGCCGCACGCGAAATCCTCGCCTCCTCGGAAGAGCAGTTCACGAGTTCACAATGGATAATCGGATGATCTTGTCTACTTTGATCCCGTTCCCCCGATTCGCTCTCGGAGCCGAGCCATGCGCATTCCCCACCCGATCCTCGCCTTCGGTCGCCGCGCGACCGACCGCCGCGGTCGCCTCGGGACCGCCCTGTTCTCCCGGCGCGTGGTCCAGGCGGGCTTCGCCCTGACGACGATCCTGATCGGGGTCCAGTTCACGCGCTTCGTCCTGGCAGCCCAGAGCGCGCGCCTCCCGCTGCCGGAACGCCCGCCGGGCGTCGAGGCCTTCCTGCCGATCAGCGGTCTCATGGGCCTGCGCGACTGGATCCACCAGGGTGAGCTCAACGCCATCCATCCGGCCGCGACGATCATCATCCTGCTGGCGATCGGCGTGTCGTGGCTGCTGCGGAAGTCCTTCTGTTCGTGGATCTGTCCGGTGGGACTGCTGTCCGAGGCACTGGCCGCGCTCGGCCGGAGGATCTACGGTCGCAACCCGCGCCCCTGGCGTCCCGTCGACTTCGTGCTGCGCAGCCTGAAGTATCTTCTCCTGGGTTTCTTCCTGTACGCGATCCTGACCATGCACGAGGTCGCCCTGCGCGTGTTCCTCGAGTCGCCCTACAATCGCGTGGCCGACGTGAAGATGGGGCTGTTCTTCGTGCGGGCGGGATCGGTCACCGTGGTGGTGATGGCCATTCTCGTCCTGGCCTCCACGTTCTGGACGGGCACGTGGTGCCGTTACCTGTGCCCCTACGGCGCGCTGCTCGGTCTGTTCTCGCGGCTGTCGCCCGCGGCGGTCGTCCGCGACGCCTCGACCTGCATCGACTGCCGAGGCTGCGATCGTGTGTGCATGGCGCAACTGAACGTGTCGAAGGTCGACACCGTCCACAGCCCCGAATGCACCGGCTGTCTCGACTGTGTGGCTGCATGCCCGGTCGACGACTGTCTGAAGGTCGAGGTCGCGCGTCGGCCGCTGCGACCCCTGTGGGTCGGCATGGCCGTGGTCGTCGTCTTCGCGGGCGGCGTGCTCCTGGCCCGCGCCACCGGGACATGGCAGAACGCGATCGACGACGTGGAGTACGTCGAGCGTATCCGCGCGATCGACGATCCTCAGTACGGGCACCCCGGTGCCACTGGCATCCAATCGCGCGCACGCGAGTCCGGGCGGGCCCGCCGCACACGCTGAATCGTTCCTCTCACCGGAACGGCTCCGAGGAATACGCGTGGATCGACCACGCCGGCCTTGACGAGGGTCCTCCCCGGTCGGCTATGGTCGTTGCTCGTCCGCTCCCCGTTTCCCCTGAGCGCGGTCGTCCGATGCCCATCCGATTCCGCTACGACACGGAGCGTGATGTGCTCCTGCAGGTCGCCGAGGGCAGCATCGCGCTGTCCGACGTCGACGATCTCCGCGCAGCCCGCCACGAGGCCGGCGTTCCGTCGACCATCGGACACTGCCTGATCGACTTCCGCGGTATCGAACTCGAGGTCGCACCGCGCGACCTGCGGGCACTGGGCGAAGACGGTCCTCCGATCCAGCCGCCCGCTCGACGGACCGCGGTCCTGGCCGACGAAGCCCGCGTGACCGCCATGACGCTCATGTGGAAGGGAATGCAGTCACCGGACCACGCCGTCGAGGTGTTCAGTACCCTGGGCGCCGCCTACCGCTGGCTCGGCGTGGAACCCCGCGACGACGACCTGGCGTTCTGATTCCCGGTCAGCGCGCGAAGACCATGCGGCCCTGCCGGAGGCGTTCATCGTGGGACCACGTCGCGCGTGGCGCGATCTCCACCGGCACCCGATCGGCATCGGACAGCAGTCGACGGCTGGAGTCCTCCACCACCCGCCACGGCCGGGCCGCGTCGGCGTAGACCGAAAGGAACACGTGGTCCTGGTCGAGCAGCGCCTGGTTGTCGAACTCGACGACCAGCCGGTCCGAATCCACCGGAACGGTCGCCCCGACGCCGTACACGAAACGCGTCTCGTTGCCGCGCCCGTTGTTGGGCAGGGGAAGTGGTGTGAGCTCGGCCGGGAGCGGATCGCCGTTGACCCGCACCCGGAGCGCCTCGGCGAGCGCGGCCCACTGGGCCTGGCGGAACCGCACGTCCTGATCTGCCGCGGCCCGGCGATCGTCGGCGAAGTGGGCGCGGAACTCCTTCGCCACGATCGGGGTCGGACGTTCGGTCCACAGCACCACGGACAGCGAATCGCCCTCGACCGTGACCGAGGTCAACACGAGTTGATGCGGGGTGGCGCTCCGGTGGGCCGGCGACGGACCGGCCAGTCCCACGAGAACGGCAGCCAGGAGACTAGCCAAGGCCAACGGCTTCGGCATCGCGATCACTCAACCACCCCCCATCGCTACGCTGCTTCACGGTCTCGTCGCGGCGCCAGGAACGTTCGCAGCGCGGTTCGTCGCGTAGGTCGATCACCTTCACCACCGCGTCGTCGTCGGTGAGGGTCACACGCGAGGCACCGAACAGGTCGACCAGGTCCTCCCGGAAGCGGACGAGCGTACCATCGGGATCACCCACGACCACACCGGCGTCGAGTGGGTTCTCGATCCCGCCGTCCTTCGCTTCCTCCAGTGCCTTGCGGACACGATCGCGGGCCTCGATCACCCGTGGCCAGGCCGCGTCGGCCTCGGCGTCGAGTCCACCGAAGGTCTGCAATTGTACACAGGCGTCCTCGTCGCCGGTGAAGTCGCGCCAGGCCTCGTCGCCGGTGTGCGGCAGGATCGGCGCGAGCAGTGTGATCAGCGTGCCCGCGATCTGATGGATGGTCGCCTGGGTCAGGCGCCGACGGGGGGCGTCGGCCCGATCGCAGTACAGGCGGTCCTTCACCGCGTCGAGGTAGACCGCGCTCAGCGTGTCGTTGCAGAAGTCGTAGAGCAGGGTGTGCGCCGCGCGGAAGTCGTAGTCGCGGTAGGCACCGACCACGCGATCGCGCAATTCGCTGGTACGCCACAGAGCCCAGCGGTCGAGTGACGTCGACGGCAACGTATCGAGCGCGGGTGCGGAGGACGGATCGAAGTCGACCAGGTTGCCGAGGAGGAAGCGCAGCGTGTTGCGGACCTTCCGGTAGGTCTCCCCCGCGGTCTCGAAGTAGCTGCGGTCGACCTTGATGTCGCCCTCGAAAGCCAGCGAGCTCACCCACCATCGCAGGACATCGGCCCCGAAGTCCTTCAACAGGTCGTTCACGTCGAGCGTGTTCCCCAGGCTCTTGCTCATCTTCCGGCCGTCCTTGTCCACGATGAAGCCGTGGGTGAGGACGGTGGTGAAGGGCGCCTGCCCGGTCGCGCCGAGTCCCGGCAGGAGCGAGAGCTGGAACCAGCCACGGTGCTGGTCGCTGCCCTCCAGGTAGAGATCCACGGGAAAGCCGCGATCCTTGTTGCGCATCACCGCGTGCCACGACGAGCCCGACTCGAACCACACGTCGAAGATGTCGTACATCTTCTCGAGCGAGGCGACGTCGAGGTCGTCGGGAGCATCGGGGTCCTGCCGTGGATCGTAGTCGGCCAGCAGGTGCGCCGGGTCCTTCGTGAACCACACGTCACTGCCCTCGCGGCCGAAGACCGAGGCCACGGCACGCACCGACGCGGTGGTCAACAGCACGTCGCCGTCCGGCCGGCGGAAGGCGGGGATCGGCAGCCCCCACGCGCGCTGACGTGAGATGCACCAGTCGGGCCGCGACTCGAGCATGCCGGCCATGCGGTTGCGTCCCCAGGCCGGAACGAAGTGGATGTTCGAGGTGGCGGCCTCCTGGGCCATCGCACGCAGACTGCGGTCCTCGCGCCGCGTGGGCTGGTCGACCGCGACGAACCACTGCTCGGTGCAGCGGAAGATCACCGGCGTCTTCGAACGCCAGTCGTGCGGATAGCTGTGCCAGAAGCGGTGGTCGTGGAGCATGTGGCCCGACTCGCGCAGGTGGGCGATGATCATGTCGTTGGCATCCCACACCGACACCCCGCGCAGCCACTCCGGCACGGTGTCGTCGTAGGTACCGTCGTCGCGGACCGGCGAGTAGGGCTCGACGCCTTCGCGGCGCCCCGTCTCGAAGTCCTCCTGCCCGTGTCCGGGTGCGGTGTGCACCAGGCCCGTGCCGTCTTCCAGCGTGACGTAGTCGGCCTCGACCACGCGGCCGGTGCGATCGCAGAAGGGGTACCGGTAGTCGAGCCCGACGAGGTCGCGGCCGTGTGCGGTGGCCAGTTCCTCGACTTCGTCGGCGCCAATGGTCTCGGCAACGGTCTCCACCAGCTCGGCCGCGATCACGTGCTGCTTGCCGTTCATCCGCACGAGGCGGTACTCGAACTCGGGGTGCACCGCGATCATCAGGTTGGCCGGAAGCGTCCACGGCGTGGTGGTCCAGATCACGAAGCCCACCGATTCGGCGTCCTCCCGGCCGAAGGCGCGTGCCACGGCGGCCGGATCGGCGGCGTCGAAGTCGACGTAGATCGACGGATCCTCGCGGTCGTGGTACTCGAGCTCGGCCTCGGCCAGTGCGGTGCGGTTGGCGATCGACCAGTGCACCGGCTTCAGCGCCCGGTACACCACGCCCTGCTCGACCAGATCGGCGAAGACGTCGAGCACCGACTGTTCGTAGTCGGGTGTCATGGTCAGGTAGGGATCGTCGTAGTCGGCCATGGTGAGCAGCCGCTTCATCTGCTCGGCCTGCAGCTTCTGGAACTTCTCGGCGTAGGCGGCCGACGAGCGACGGATCGCCATGCGCTGGGTGTCGGGTTCGAGATCCTTGATCTTGTCGATCTTGCCGCTGTCGACCATCTCCTGCAGCACGCGGTGCTCGATCGGCAGACCGTGACAGTCCCAGCCGGGCACGAAGGGGCAGCTCTCACCCATCAGCGTGCGACTGCGCACCACGAAGTCCTTCAGCACCTTGTTCAACAGGTGCCCCACGTGGATGTCCCCGTTGGCATAGGGTGGGCCGTCGTGGAACACGAAGCGCGGGGCGGCCGCCCGGGCCCGCTGCACCTCGTGGTACAGGTCCCGCGCCTCCCAGCGCTTGCGGCTCTGAGGCTCGTTCTGGGCCAGGTTCGCCCGCATCGGAAAACCGGTCTTCGGAAGGTTCAGCGACTTCTTGTAGACCTTCTGGCGTTCCTTGACGGCCGGGTCGACGTCCTGCTTGCTCATATGTCTTTCCTTCGCGCTCAGCGCTTCGCGATCACGTTGACCAGCTTGGGCGTTCCGTCGTTCTTCTGCCGCACGACGATGAAACGGTCGTCGAGCGTGACCTCGAAGTTCGTCCCCGCCATTTCCTCGACCACGAGCGGGCGCAGGACCTCGTCGCTCGCATCGCGTGGCGCGGGGACCTGACCGCGCTTCTTGCCGTTGACCTGGATCACCACGTCGACCGTGCTCTCCTCGAGCAGCGACTCGTCGTATCCGGGCCAGGGCTCGTGCGCGAGCGTGGTGTCGTGGCCCAGGCGGCGCCACAGCTCCTCGGCCAGGTGCGGGGCCAACGGGGCGAGCAGCAGGGTGTAGGTCTCGGCCGATCGACGGCCGAGCGGCTCTCCGCTGATCTCGTTCAGGCACTCCATGAGCTTGGCGATGGCCGTGTTGAAGCTCAGGGCCTCGAGATCTTCGGCCACCACCTTCGTCGTGCGGTGGACGGCCTTGGTGACCGCGACCGGCTCGTCGTCGGCGAATCCCCGCGTGCCTTCATCGACGTTGTCGGTGATCAGCATCCAGCTCCGCCGCAGGAAGCGGTGGATCCCGCTGATCGCCTTCGGGTCCCAGAAACGCTCCTTGTCGAGCGGGCCCATGAACATCAGGTACAGGCGCAACGTGTCGGCACCGTACTCCTCGATCACGTCGTCGGGTGTGATCACGTTGCGAAGCGACTTGCTCATCTTGGCCGTGATCCGCTCGACCGGTTCGCCGGTCGCCGTCCGCACGGCCGTACCGTCGTCCTGCTCGGTGACCTCGTCGATCGGCACCAGGGCCCCACGCGCGTCCTTGTAGGCCGGTGCGGCGAGCATGCCCTGATTGTACAGGCGCCGGAAGGGCTCAGGCGTGCTCACGTGGCCGAGGTCGTACAGCACCTTGTGCCAGAACCGCGCGTACAGCAGATGCAGGACGGCGTGTTCGGCACCGCCGACGTACAGGTCGACGGGCATCCACGCCCGCTCGAGCTCGGGATCGCAGAAGCGTTCGTCGTCGTGCGGATCGATGAAGCGCAGGTAGTACCAGCACGACCCCGCCCACTGCGGCATGGTGTTGGTCTCGCGCCGGCCGCGACGGCCGTTCTCGTCGACCACCTCGAGCCAGTCCTCCGCGCGCGCCAAGGGCGACTCCCCCGACTCGCTGGGCTTGTATTCCTCGACCTCGGGCAGGACCAGCGGCAGCTCGTCTTCGCTCAGCGTGGTCACGGACCCGTCCTCCCAGTGGATCACCGGGAAGGGCTCGCCCCAGTAGCGCTGCCGCGAGAACAGCCAGTCGCGGAAGCGGTAGTTGGTGACCCGCCGGCCGGCGCCACGCTCGGCCAGCCAGTCGGTGATCCGCCACTTGGCGTCGTCGTTCGACACGCCCGCGAGTCGGAGTTCGTGCATGACCTCGTCGTCGCGGGGCAGCATGACACCGGGGCCGGTGTAGCACAGGTCTCCGGCCTCGATCTGCTTCACCGTCTCGGGATCGGCATCGACGGGACGGACCACCGGCACGATGTCGAGGTGGTAGTTGCGAGCGAAGACGAAGTCACGGTCGTCGTGCGCCGGCACGCCCATGACCGCGCCGGTGCCGTAGCTCATGAGCACGTAGTCGCCCACGTACAGCGGCACGCGGCGTCCGTTGACCGGATTGACGACCTCCGCGCCGGTGGACACGCCCGTCTTCTCGCGGTTCTCGATCGTCCGATCGAGGTCGCTCATGGTGCGGGCCTTCTCGCGGTAGGCCTCCACCGCCTCGCGCTGGGCATCGGTCGTCAGTTCGTCGACCAGCGGATGCTCGGGACTGACCACGAAGAAGGTGCAGCCGAAGAGGGTGTCGGGACGCGTGGTGAAGCAGGTGAGCGACGCGTCGTGGTCGGCCACGGCGAAGGTGATCTCGGCGCCGTGCCGCTTGCCGATCCAGTTGCGCTGCATCTCCTTGATCGACTCGGGCCAATCGACGGTCTCGAGGTCGTCGAGGAGGCGCTCGGCGTACTCGGTGATCCGCAGCATCCACTGCTTCATCGGTTTGCGCTCGACGGGGTGCCCGCCGCGCTCGCTGCGGCCGTCGATCACCTCTTCGTTGGCCAGCACCGTGCCCAGGGCCGGGCACCAGTTCACGTCGGCCTCGGTGTAGTAGGCGAAGCGGTGCGCGTCGACGTACTCGCGCACGGCGGATTCGCCCCGGTCGCGGACCTCGTCCGGGATCGGCAGCTCGGCGATCGGCCGCGCCTTCTGCTGGTCGCGGTCGAACCAGGAGTGGTAGAGCTGCACGAAGATCCACTGCGTCCACTTGTAGTAGTCGGGATCGCAGGTCCGGACCTCTCGCGACCAGTCGTAGCTCAGGCCGAGTTGCTTCAGCTGGGCCAGGAAGCGGTCGCAGTTCTCGCCGGTGACCTTGCCCGGGTGCTCACCGGTCTTGATCGCGTGCTGCTCGGCCGGCAGGCCGAAGGCGTCGAAGCCCATCGGGTGCAGCACGCTCACGCCGCGCATGCGCTTGTAACGGCTGAACATGTCGGTGGCGGTGTAGCCGACCGGGTGCCCGACGTGCAGCCCCGACCCCGAAGGGTAGGGGAACATGTCGAGGCAATAGAGCTTGTCGCCCTGGGGCAGGCGCGGTGTGGAGAAGACGGCCTCGTCCTCCCAGAAGCGCTGCCAGCGGGGTTCGATCTCCCGGGGTGCGTACTCGGCCACGGGGGCCTCCTGGCGGGTCGCGGACGCGGTTCCGGCGGGGTGCGGCGCCCGAGACGGCGCCGGCCCGGACCGACGATGGAACTCGGGAAGATAGCACGGAAAGCGGCCGTTCCCACCCCGCGTCCGGCCCGATCCGGTGTAGACTGGAAGGCACTGCCCCCTTCCTCCGTTCCGTCATGCTGCGCTGCCTGCTCCTCACCGCCGCCCTCCTGTCGAGCCCGGCCTCCGGCCGGACTCCGCCGATCGCCGACGCGCCGCTGGGTGTGGCCGGATTCGTGGGTCAGGCGACCCAGGGACCGGTCGACGAGCCCGTGCTGATCACCTCGGCGAGCGACTTCGACCTGACCTTCGGCACCTCGACGACGGGGCTGGCGAATCCGTACCTGCGCGCCTCGGTCGCGGCCTTCTTCCTCGAGGGTGGAACGCGGGCCTGGGTGGTCCGCGCCGCCGACACCACCGAGGCGGCCCTGATCGGCATCGACGGGCGCATTCCCGGCGCCCGGACGGGATTGGCCGCATTGCTGGACGTCGACGAGATCTCGATCGTGGCCGTCCCCGGAGCGACGTCGCCGGCCGTGCAGACCGCCATGATCGCCCACTGCGAGACCGCGGGTGATCGTCTCGCCATCCTCGATCCCGTGCCCGGGGCCGACGTGGGCACCGTCCTCGCCCAGCGGGCCGGGCTCGGCTCGGACGAGGGCTTCGCCGCGCTCTACCACCCCTGGATCGTGGCCGCACCGCTCGACGAGGAGCAGACCCTGCCGCCGAGCGGCTTCGTGGCCGGGATCCACGCCGCGACCAGCCCGCATCGATCGCCCGTCGGGCCCATCACCACGGCCGTCGACGTCGCGACGCCGCTGACCAGCGCGGACACCGAACTCCTCAACCCCGAGGGCGTGAACTCGATCCGTTTCTTCTCCGGAGACGGCGTCCGCGTGTGGGGCGCCCGAACGATCGCCGATTCGCCGGAGTGGATCTACGTGTCGGTGCGACGCACCGCCCTGCACCTGCACGAATCCGTGGTCGAGGGCACGACGTGGGTCATCGACGAACCGAACGATCCGGTCCTGTGGAGCACCCTGGAGACGACGATCGACGTCTACCTCGAGACGAAGTGGCGTGAGGGCTGGTTCCGTGGTGCCACGCCCGACGAGTCCTGGTTCGCGAAGGTCGACGGCGAGACCATGAACCAGCAGGACCTGCTCGCCGGCCGCACGGTGGCACTGTACGGATTCGCGCACCTCCGGCCGGCCGAATTCATGGTCGAGCAGGTGGTGCACCAGCGCTCGACCACGACCGCGGCTCCCTCCGGCGCGCGCGCGCGGCCCCGCCTGCTGCCCGCCAGCCCGAATCCCTTCAACCCGCGCACGACGATCGCCTTCGAGCTGCCGCGCACCGGCCGCGTGGAGCTGAGCGTGCACGACGCCGCCGGACGGCGGGTGCGCGCGCTCCGGCGCGGCGTCTTCGTCCCGGCGGGCCGGCACTCCGTCACCTGGGACGGCCGCGACGACACCGGCACCGCCGTGGCGTCGGGGGTCTACCACGTCCGGCTCGAGGCCGGCGGCCGGGTCGAGGCACGGCGGGTGACGCTGAGCAAGTGACGCACACGCGAAGGGATCGGTGCACGAAGACCGTGGGCCTCCTGGGTCGCCCTGATCCTCCGGGAACGGAGGGTCACCGGGATCCGGGCTGCGCGTGCACGTTCGGCTCGTACGCCAGTAGATCGAGTTCGAGGTAGACGAACTCGCCCTCGTCGGGATGCCAGCGCCCCTCGCCCCTGCCGATCACCCGACGCGGCCCCACACGGACGTAGTCGCCCACCGGAGTCGACCAGGGCGTGGGCTCGAGCCCGGTGTCGGTGGATCGGGCGCGGTCGTCCGAGACGAAGTCGACGAGCTCGCCGTCCGAGCCGA encodes:
- a CDS encoding phage tail sheath subtilisin-like domain-containing protein; protein product: MLRCLLLTAALLSSPASGRTPPIADAPLGVAGFVGQATQGPVDEPVLITSASDFDLTFGTSTTGLANPYLRASVAAFFLEGGTRAWVVRAADTTEAALIGIDGRIPGARTGLAALLDVDEISIVAVPGATSPAVQTAMIAHCETAGDRLAILDPVPGADVGTVLAQRAGLGSDEGFAALYHPWIVAAPLDEEQTLPPSGFVAGIHAATSPHRSPVGPITTAVDVATPLTSADTELLNPEGVNSIRFFSGDGVRVWGARTIADSPEWIYVSVRRTALHLHESVVEGTTWVIDEPNDPVLWSTLETTIDVYLETKWREGWFRGATPDESWFAKVDGETMNQQDLLAGRTVALYGFAHLRPAEFMVEQVVHQRSTTTAAPSGARARPRLLPASPNPFNPRTTIAFELPRTGRVELSVHDAAGRRVRALRRGVFVPAGRHSVTWDGRDDTGTAVASGVYHVRLEAGGRVEARRVTLSK
- a CDS encoding 4Fe-4S binding protein: MRIPHPILAFGRRATDRRGRLGTALFSRRVVQAGFALTTILIGVQFTRFVLAAQSARLPLPERPPGVEAFLPISGLMGLRDWIHQGELNAIHPAATIIILLAIGVSWLLRKSFCSWICPVGLLSEALAALGRRIYGRNPRPWRPVDFVLRSLKYLLLGFFLYAILTMHEVALRVFLESPYNRVADVKMGLFFVRAGSVTVVVMAILVLASTFWTGTWCRYLCPYGALLGLFSRLSPAAVVRDASTCIDCRGCDRVCMAQLNVSKVDTVHSPECTGCLDCVAACPVDDCLKVEVARRPLRPLWVGMAVVVVFAGGVLLARATGTWQNAIDDVEYVERIRAIDDPQYGHPGATGIQSRARESGRARRTR
- the leuS gene encoding leucine--tRNA ligase, encoding MAEYAPREIEPRWQRFWEDEAVFSTPRLPQGDKLYCLDMFPYPSGSGLHVGHPVGYTATDMFSRYKRMRGVSVLHPMGFDAFGLPAEQHAIKTGEHPGKVTGENCDRFLAQLKQLGLSYDWSREVRTCDPDYYKWTQWIFVQLYHSWFDRDQQKARPIAELPIPDEVRDRGESAVREYVDAHRFAYYTEADVNWCPALGTVLANEEVIDGRSERGGHPVERKPMKQWMLRITEYAERLLDDLETVDWPESIKEMQRNWIGKRHGAEITFAVADHDASLTCFTTRPDTLFGCTFFVVSPEHPLVDELTTDAQREAVEAYREKARTMSDLDRTIENREKTGVSTGAEVVNPVNGRRVPLYVGDYVLMSYGTGAVMGVPAHDDRDFVFARNYHLDIVPVVRPVDADPETVKQIEAGDLCYTGPGVMLPRDDEVMHELRLAGVSNDDAKWRITDWLAERGAGRRVTNYRFRDWLFSRQRYWGEPFPVIHWEDGSVTTLSEDELPLVLPEVEEYKPSESGESPLARAEDWLEVVDENGRRGRRETNTMPQWAGSCWYYLRFIDPHDDERFCDPELERAWMPVDLYVGGAEHAVLHLLYARFWHKVLYDLGHVSTPEPFRRLYNQGMLAAPAYKDARGALVPIDEVTEQDDGTAVRTATGEPVERITAKMSKSLRNVITPDDVIEEYGADTLRLYLMFMGPLDKERFWDPKAISGIHRFLRRSWMLITDNVDEGTRGFADDEPVAVTKAVHRTTKVVAEDLEALSFNTAIAKLMECLNEISGEPLGRRSAETYTLLLAPLAPHLAEELWRRLGHDTTLAHEPWPGYDESLLEESTVDVVIQVNGKKRGQVPAPRDASDEVLRPLVVEEMAGTNFEVTLDDRFIVVRQKNDGTPKLVNVIAKR
- the ileS gene encoding isoleucine--tRNA ligase, translating into MSKQDVDPAVKERQKVYKKSLNLPKTGFPMRANLAQNEPQSRKRWEARDLYHEVQRARAAAPRFVFHDGPPYANGDIHVGHLLNKVLKDFVVRSRTLMGESCPFVPGWDCHGLPIEHRVLQEMVDSGKIDKIKDLEPDTQRMAIRRSSAAYAEKFQKLQAEQMKRLLTMADYDDPYLTMTPDYEQSVLDVFADLVEQGVVYRALKPVHWSIANRTALAEAELEYHDREDPSIYVDFDAADPAAVARAFGREDAESVGFVIWTTTPWTLPANLMIAVHPEFEYRLVRMNGKQHVIAAELVETVAETIGADEVEELATAHGRDLVGLDYRYPFCDRTGRVVEADYVTLEDGTGLVHTAPGHGQEDFETGRREGVEPYSPVRDDGTYDDTVPEWLRGVSVWDANDMIIAHLRESGHMLHDHRFWHSYPHDWRSKTPVIFRCTEQWFVAVDQPTRREDRSLRAMAQEAATSNIHFVPAWGRNRMAGMLESRPDWCISRQRAWGLPIPAFRRPDGDVLLTTASVRAVASVFGREGSDVWFTKDPAHLLADYDPRQDPDAPDDLDVASLEKMYDIFDVWFESGSSWHAVMRNKDRGFPVDLYLEGSDQHRGWFQLSLLPGLGATGQAPFTTVLTHGFIVDKDGRKMSKSLGNTLDVNDLLKDFGADVLRWWVSSLAFEGDIKVDRSYFETAGETYRKVRNTLRFLLGNLVDFDPSSAPALDTLPSTSLDRWALWRTSELRDRVVGAYRDYDFRAAHTLLYDFCNDTLSAVYLDAVKDRLYCDRADAPRRRLTQATIHQIAGTLITLLAPILPHTGDEAWRDFTGDEDACVQLQTFGGLDAEADAAWPRVIEARDRVRKALEEAKDGGIENPLDAGVVVGDPDGTLVRFREDLVDLFGASRVTLTDDDAVVKVIDLRDEPRCERSWRRDETVKQRSDGGWLSDRDAEAVGLG